One genomic segment of Jaculus jaculus isolate mJacJac1 chromosome 2, mJacJac1.mat.Y.cur, whole genome shotgun sequence includes these proteins:
- the Orai2 gene encoding protein orai-2 gives MSAELSVPMDPSAPACPEPGHKGMDYRDWVRRSYLELVTSNHHSVQALSWRKLYLSRAKLKASSRTSALLSGFAMVAMVEVQLETQYQYPQPLLIAFSACTTVLVAVHLFALLISTCILPNVEAVSNIHNLNSISESPHERMHPYIELAWGFSTVLGILLFLAEVVLLCWIKFLPVDARSQPGPGGHTGWQAALVSTIIMVPVGLIFVVFTIHFYRSLVRHKTERHNREIEELHKLKVQLDGHERSLQVV, from the exons ATGAGCGCCGAGCTCAGCGTGCCTATGGACCCCTCCGCCCCCGCCTGCCCTGAGCCCGGCCACAAGGGCATGGATTACCGCGACTGGGTGCGCCGCAGTTACTTGGAACTGGTCACCTCCAACCACCATTCAGTGCAGGCCCTGTCCTGGAGGAAGCTTTACCTGAGCAGGGCCAAGCTGAAGGCCTCTAGCCGGACCTCAGCCCTCCTTTCTGGCTTCGCCATG GTGGCCATGGTGGAGGTGCAGCTGGAGACCCAGTACCAGTACCCGCAGCCGCTGCTGATCGCCTTCAGTGCCTGCACCACGGTGCTGGTGGCCGTCCACCTGTTCGCCCTGCTCATCAGCACGTGCATCCTGCCCAACGTGGAGGCCGTGAGCAACATCCACAACCTCAACTCCATCAGCGAGTCGCCGCACGAGCGCATGCACCCGTACATCGAGCTGGCCTGGGGCTTCTCCACCGTGCTGGGGATCCTGCTCTTCCTGGCCGAGGTGGTGCTCCTCTGCTGGATCAAGTTCCTCCCCGTCGATGCCAGGAGCCAGCCGGGCCCGGGCGGCCACACGGGCTGGCAGGCGGCGCTGGTGTCCACCATCATCATGGTGCCCGTGGGCCTCATCTTCGTGGTGTTCACCATCCACTTCTACCGCTCGTTGGTGCGCCACAAGACCGAGCGTCACAACCGCGAGATCGAGGAGCTGCACAAGCTCAAGGTGCAGCTGGACGGGCACGAGCGAAGCCTGCAGGTGGTGTGA